Part of the Sulfurovum sp. TSL6 genome, GCAGTGACTTTACTGATCTCATAACCTAGTTCACCCTCGAGTACTTTATTATAAAAGCGTTCTAAACCACTCTTACCTATTTTTCCCACTTCATTGGCCACCGGGTCTTTTTCATTTTCTTTTTTATTGGATCTTCCTGTATAGCCGACGATATGCGCTGCATACTTTCCATAAGGATAGTAACGCTTTGTTTCAGCTTCTATTTTAATATTATCTATTAAACTTAACTTTGGATAGGCACCCATCATATCTGAGTAATGTATAAAATCAACGACCTTTATATAGTTATGATTATAAGGTGAATTGTGTTTTTTATAGACTTTGAGCATCACTGTTTTATTGAGATCTGGAAACGTTTCAAGCAGTGTATCGATGACATTTTCCAGCTGATGGTTCTTTACTTTTAAGTGTGGTGCAATAGAGAGTGAAAATCCGATCTGGTTCATGGCTAAGAGGTTTCCACGGACATCTGTTATCTCCCCTCTTACAGGTTTGATAAACTGTTTTCTTTCTATATTCTCTTTTGCTAATCCCTCATAGTAAAAATTGGATTTAATACTGACATGATAGAGTCGTGTGATCATTACACCCCAAAAGATAAGGAAAACCAATACGATAAACTTATATCTCATAAGATCACCACCACCAACATATCTACTATAAGTGTATAGAGTAATATTTCATCTAAAATAATACTCTGGGTCTGAAAGATAAAATCATAAGAAAACAGGCACCCCAGATACATAAGATCTAAAAAAAGTACACTTAAAAGTGCTCTACATATGGTACATCTTCGGAAATGTTTTAAAGACGGATAGACAAGTATATAAAACAATAAAGAAGAGATCACTGTAAGAAAGATCGGCAACGAAAGATTGACTTCCAAATTTACCATATAGACGATAGCAAGTAAAATAAAGGATGCTTTTTCTCTCTCTAATCCCTGGACCAACATATACCCCATAGCACCTATCAAGAGAGGTAAAAAAACATAAATAGAGATAAGCATAGGATAAACAAAGATAAATATACTGGCGAATAACCAAAAAAAGAGGCCATGCTGGGCTTTTGTTACATGATCCATAAAAAACTCAGATTAAGCTAATTTGTAGACCAAGGCTACTTCATTACAAATTGGGAAATGAATACACTTAATACAATCCGCCCAGATCTTATGTTCAGGTATCACCTCTTTATCGATCTCTTTAAAGTTTAAGTTTAGGAAGAACTGGGGAAGATAGGTTAAAACGAGTACATCCTCTTCTACCCCTAGATTTTTAGCTTCATCCAGTGTAAACTGTACCATTCTCTGACCTATATTTTGTCTACGATAGGCTTCAGCTACGATAAGACTTCTTATCTCTGCTAATCTTCTAGAGTGTATATGCAAGGCTGTATATCCAACAAGTTTGTCACCATCTTTTGCCAAAACATAGGAGCGTATATTGGTTGCCACTTCATCTTCTGTACGATTCAGAATGATTCCGTCTTTTACTTCAGAGACAACCAATGCCTGCATTGCAGGGATATCACTCAATTTTGCTTTTACAAGTTCGATCACTCTTTTTCCTCATTCTCTTGTACGGTATCACTCTTACTTTTGGCTTCATCCTCTACACCGAAAATTGTTTGCAGTATGATTTGATGTACTCTGTCATGGCCATTCTTTTTCAAGTTTGAGAGTGTGATAGAACCGGGAAATTCTCTTTTGAGCTTTGCTCTCTCTTTTTGATTGAGTTTATCGATCTTCGTAAATACTGTCAGGTATTTCTGATCAGGACGAATAAATTCAGAGATATAGTGTTCAACATCATCATCTATCTTGGCATGAGGATGGCGGGCATCACGAAGATGGATAAAAAGACGTATAGAGACACGATGTTGAATAAATTCGACAAGGTTCTTCTGCCAAACTTCTTTTAGTGACTTGGAGACTTTTGCATACCC contains:
- a CDS encoding N-acetyltransferase, which gives rise to MIELVKAKLSDIPAMQALVVSEVKDGIILNRTEDEVATNIRSYVLAKDGDKLVGYTALHIHSRRLAEIRSLIVAEAYRRQNIGQRMVQFTLDEAKNLGVEEDVLVLTYLPQFFLNLNFKEIDKEVIPEHKIWADCIKCIHFPICNEVALVYKLA
- the yihA gene encoding ribosome biogenesis GTP-binding protein YihA/YsxC, which encodes MSIPRVVEAEFIKSAQSIADSLPENMSEVVFLGRSNVGKSSTLNSLTQRKNLAKSSATPGKTQLINFFETRYLYNEQSYPVRFVDLPGFGYAKVSKSLKEVWQKNLVEFIQHRVSIRLFIHLRDARHPHAKIDDDVEHYISEFIRPDQKYLTVFTKIDKLNQKERAKLKREFPGSITLSNLKKNGHDRVHQIILQTIFGVEDEAKSKSDTVQENEEKE